The sequence below is a genomic window from Paracoccus sp. MA.
TCTCGAAGCGCATCAGCGCATAGGACAGCCAGTTCGGCGCGACCTGCGGCAGCACGCCCAGCCCGACCTGCTGGCCCCAGCCGGCGCCGACCGAGGCCAGCCCCTCGACCGGCTTCAGGTCGGCATTCTCGGCCACTTCGGAAAACAGCTTGCCGAGCGCGCCGGCAGTATGCAGCGAGATGGCGATCACCGCCGGCACCGGCCCGCCGCCCAGGATATAGATCAGCACCAGCGCGATCACGATCTCGGGCACGGCGCGCAGCGCGTCCATCAGCCGGCGGAACAGCCCGGTCAGCCGCGGCCAGCGCGCCAGCCCGCGCGTCGACAGAAGCGCCAGCCCCATCGCCATCAGCCCGCCCATGAGCGTCGAGACGGCGGCGATGTTCAGCGTCTCGACCAGCGAGGGCAGGTGCTTGGCCAGCAGGCCCGGCAGGTTCGCGCGCTTCTGCCAGGCCTCGGCCAGCACCTCGGAGGGGAAGGCCAGCACCATCGGCAGCCCGTCGACGAAGCCGCCGGCATTGCGGCTTTCGGCCAGCCGGAACCCCGCCGCCATCATGGCGACGAAGAGCACCAGCAACAGCCCGCCGTAAAGCCGGCGGCGGCGGGCCAGTTCCAGATAGGCATCGCGGATATGGTCCGGGGCAAGGGCGGCCATGAGAGTCCTGCGGCTGAAATGCGAAGGCCGCGCCCCGGCAGGGGGACGCGGCCGGGGAAGGCGCTTACTGCGCCGTTTCCTGCAGCTTGCGGGCGGCGACCACGCCCAGATAGGCGTCATGCGTCACCGGCACGAAATCCATGGCCTCGCCATGCGCGACGCCATAAGCGCAGGCCTTGTCGGTCTCGTGCAGGTCGGCGGTCAGCTTCGTGACCTTGTCCTTGACCTCTTGCGGCAGGGCCTTGCGCAGCACCATCGGCCCTTCCGGGATCAGCTTGGACTTCCAGATCTCGACCAGGTCGTTCATCTCGACCAGCCCGGCATCGGCGGCCTTGCGGAAGGCGCCCGAGTTATAGCCGTCCTCCCAGTCGCCCAGACCGTCGGCCCAGCTGACGCCGGCGTCGAAATCGCCGTTGGCCACGCCGATGATGGCCTGTTCATGCCCGCCGGCGAAACGGACCTGGCCGAAGAAATCCTCCAGCTTGCCATGGGTCTCGGCCAGTTCGGCGCCCGGCACCAGATAGCCCGAGGTCGAGTTCGGCTCGGCAAAGGCGAAGGACTTGCCCCTGGCATCCTCGATCGAGGCGATGCCGCTGTCCTTGCGGGCGAAGCCGATGGCGTAATAGCCGGTCGAGCCGTCCATGTTCTGCTTGGTCAGCACCGGCTCGACCGCCTCGGGATCGGTCAGATGGATCTTGGCATAGCCCGAGGCGCCCAGCCAGGCCATGTCCAGCGTGCCGCCCAGCAGGCCCTGGATGACGCCGTCGTAATCGGCGGGGGTGAAGACCTTGACCGGCACGCCCAGCTCGGCCTCGATGGCGGCGCGGTAGCATTCGTTCGAGGTCATGCGGTCCTGCGCGTTCTCGCCGCCCATGATGCCGAGGTTGAAGCCGGTGATCGGCTGGGCGGTGGCGGCCGAGGTGAAGGCGGTGGCGGCGGCAAGCGCCAGGGCAAGCGGTTTCATGGTCTCTCCATGGGTTGCGAGTATTGCAGGGATCGTCAGGCCATCAGCCGCGCGGCATAGGCCGCATCGGCCGCGGCGTCGGCGGGGATGGCGGTCGAGGTCGCGGCCTCGTTGAAGCTGTGGTCCGCGCCATAGATGTCGCGGGCGACGCCGGTCGAAAGCTGCGCGGGCGTGCCGTCGAAGACGATGCGGCCGTCGCGCATGCCGATCACCCGGTCGCAATAGCGCCGCGCCGTGTCCAGCGTGTGCAGGTTGGCGATCACCATGCGGCCGTCCTCGACATTGATGCGCTTGAGCGTGTCCATGACGATCTGCGCATTCATCGGGTCGAGGCTGGCGATGGGCTCGTCGGCCAGGATGATCCGGGGGTCCTGCATCAGGGCGCGGGCGATGGCGACGCGCTGCTGCTGGCCGCCCGACAGCGCCTCGGCCCGCTTGGGGGCCTGTTCGGCGATGCCCAGCCGGTCGAGGATCTCCAGCGCGCGCAGGATGTCGGCGCGCGGCCAGAGGTTGAACAGCGTGGCCAGCACCGGGCGGCGGTTCAGCAGCCCGTGCAGCACGTTCGAAACCACGTCCATGCGCGGCACCAGGTTGAACTGCTGGAAGATCATCGCGCATTGGCTTTGCCAGGCGCGGCGGTCGCGGCCGCGCAGCGCCAGGATGTCGCGCCCGTCCACGCAGATCCGCCCGGCCGAGGCGTCGGTCAGCCGGTTCATCATCCGCAGGAAGGTGGACTTGCCCGCGCCCGACCGGCCGATGATGCCGACGAAGGCCGGGCCGTCCACGGCAAAGCTGATATCGTCCACCGCGGCACGCCCGGAAAAGACGCGGGTGACGTTCTGAACTGCAAGCAAGGCGGGCCCTCCATGAGCGGTTGGGGGGCTGATAGAGGGCTTGCGTGACGAAAACGGCTCAGCTTCGTGAAGCTTTGTTGAAGATCCTGCGGCCGGCGCGGCCCTGCAGGCGGGAGGGCCGGGCCATGACGGTGCGGCGTTGCGGCCGGGCGGCGACGGGGTGGCCGCCCGGCCGGGATGCGGGCCTGTCAGATATGCAGGGCGTGGCCGAGCGCCCGCAGGCAGGCCTCGTGCAGCGCCTCGCCGCGGGTCGGGTGGGCGTGGATGGTGCCGGCGATGTCCTCGAGCCGGGCGCCCATCTCCAGCGCCAGGGCGAAGCCGCCGGCCATCTCGGCCACGCCGGCCCCGACCGCCTGGATGCCCAGCACCTCATGCGTGTCGGGCCGCGCGGTAACGCGGATGAAGCCCGTTTCGTCCCCGGCCGTCATCGCCCGGCCGTTGGCGGCAAAGGGGAAAAGGCCGGTGACGACCTCGCGCCCCGCCGCTGCCGCCTCCTCGGGGGAAATGCCGACGCTGACGATCTCGGGATCGGTGAAGCAGACCGCCGGGATGGCGCGCTTGTCCCAGGCGCGGCGCTGGCCCGCGACCAGTTCCGCCACCATCTCGCCTTGCGCCATGGCGCGATGCGCCAGCATCGGCTCTCCGGTCACGTCGCCGATGGCCAGCACCCCGGCCATCGAGGTGCGGCAGCGTTCGTCGATGCGGATGAACGGCCCCGCCATCTCCAGCCGCAGCCCGGCCAGCCCGGCAGCGGTGGCGCGGGGGCGGCGGCCGACGGTGACCAGCACCTTGTCGGCCTGGATGTCCTCGGCCCCGTCCACGCCGGCGACGCGCAGCGCGCCGCTGTCCGACAGCCCGCCGGCCCGCGCCCCGGTCAGCACGCGCACGCCCAGCTGGGTCAGGCGCTGCGCCACCGGCCGCGTCAGCTCGGCATCGTATTGCGGCAGGATGCGCGGCGCGGCCTCGACCACCGTCACCTCGGCGCCCAGCTTGGCATAGGCGATGCCCAGCTCCAGCCCGATATAGCCGCCGCCGACCACGGCCAGCCGGCCCGGCACCTCGGTCAGCGCCAGCGCGTCGGTCGAGGAGATGACCTTGCCGCCGAAAGGCAGCGCCGGGATCTCGATCGGCTCCGAGCCGGTGGCGATGACCAGCACCTCGGCGCGGATCTGCACCGGGCCCTCGGGCGTCTCGACCAGCACGGTCTTGCCGTCGCGGACCGTGGCCTGGCCGGTGACCAGCCGCACCTTGGCCTTGCGCAGAAGCGTCGCCACGCCGCCGGTCAGCCGGGTGACGATGCCGTCCTTCCAGGCCATCGTCACCCCAAGGTCCAGCCGGGCGCCGCCGGCCGAAATGCCCATCGAGGGATTCGAGGAAAGCTCTGCAAGCATATGGAATTCATCGGCTGCATGGATCAGCGCCTTGGAGGGGATGCAGCCGACATTGAGGCAGGTGCCCCCGGGCGGCTCGGCATCCACGATCACCGTGTCGACGCCCAGCTGCCCGGCGCGGATAGCGCAGACATAGCCGCCGGGACCGGCGCCGATGACCAGCAGCCTGCATTGGATCTCGCGCATCGCTCAGCCCTCCACGAAGATCAGCGCCGGGGTTTCCAGCAGCTCTTTCAACCGCGCCACGAAGACGGCGGCGTCCCAGCCGTCGATCACCCGGTGGTCGAAGCTGCAGGACAGGTTCATCATCTTGCGCGGCTCGAAGGCGGCGCCGTTCCAGAACGGCCTGACCGCCAGCCGGTTGACGCCGACGATGGCGACCTCGGGCAGGTTCAGGATCGGGGTCGAGGCGATGGCGCCCAGCGGCCCCAGCGAGGTGATGGTGATGGTCGAGCCGGAAAGCTCGTCGCGCTTGGCGGTGCCTTCCTTGGCGGCCGTGCCCAGCCGCGCGATCTCGGCCGCGGTGGCGCGCAGGTCCAGCGCCTCGGCATGGCGGACCACCGGCACCATCAGCCCGGTCGGAGTCTGCGCCGCGATGCCCAGATGCACCCCGCCAAAGCGGCGGATCAGCTGCGCCTCGGCGTCGTAATGCGCATTCATCAGCGGCTGTTCATGCACGGCGCGCACGATGGCGCGGGCGATGAAGGGCAGCAGCGTCAGCCGCGCGCCCTTGCCCTGCGCGTTCATCCGGCCGCGCAGATCCTCGACCGCCGTGGCGTCGATCTCCTCGACGATGGTGATCTGCGGGATGCTGTTCGCGGCCTGCATGCGCTCGGCGATCTTGCGGCGCAGGCCGATGACGCGGATCTCCTCGACCGAACCGTCGGGCTGCGGACCCGAAGGGGCCGGGATGCCGCCCGAGGCGATGAAGGCGTCCAGATCCTCGTGACCGATGCGGCCGGCCGGACCCGAGCCGCGCACCAGCCGCAGGTCCACCCCGGCCTCGCGCGCCCGCGCCCGGACGGCGGGCGAGGCGATGGGCCTTTCCCCCTCGGGGCGCAGGGGCGCGGGGGAAGCGGCCGCCGCGGGTTTCGCCGCCGGTTTCGGTGCCGGCTTTTCCGCCTCGGGTTCGGGTTCGGGCGGCGCTTCGGCCTTCGGTTGCGCGGGTTCGGGATCGGGCGGCGCGGTTTCGGCCTGCCGCGACGGTCCCGGGGCGGCCGCCGGGGCGGGCGTGTCGCCCGCGACATTGCCCGGCCCGTCCACCTCCAGCCGGATCAGTTCGGCGCCGACGGCGATCACGTCGCCGGGCGCCCCGGCCTGCCAGACCACCGTGCCGGTCACGGGCGAGGGGATTTCCACCGTCGCCTTGTCGGTCATCACGGCGACCATCGGATCGTCCTCGCGCAGGATGTCGCCGGGCTTGACCAGCCATTCGGAAATCTCGGCCTCGGCAATGCCTTCGCCGATATCGGGCATGCGGATTGCGTGAATACCCATCTCAGGCCACCTCGACCAGTTGACGCAATGCCTCGGCCACCCGCGCGGGGCCGGGGAAATAGCTCCATTCATGCGTATGCGGATAGGGCGTGTCCCAGCCCGTCACCCGGCGGATCGGCGCCTCCAGCTGCCAGAAGCATTCCGCCTGCACCAGCGCCGCCAGTTCCGCGCCATAGCCCGAGGTCAGCGTCGCCTCGTGCAGCACCAGGCAGCGGCCGGTCTTGTTCACCGAGGCGACGATGGTCTCCATGTCCAGCGGCAGCAGGGTGCGCAGGTCGATCACCTCGGCATCGACGCCGGATTCCTCGGCCGCGGCCAGCGCCACATGCACCATGGTGCCATAGGTCAGCACCGTCGCCGCCCGGCCCTGGCGGCGCAGCACCGCCTTGCCCAGCGGGACCGTGTAATGCCCCTCAGGCACCTCGCCCAGCTCATGGCTTTTCCAGGCCGTCACCGGGCGGTCGTGATGACCGTCGAAGGGCCCGTTGTAAAGCCGCTTCGGCTCCAGGAAGATCACCGGATCGGGGCATTCGATGGCGGCCAGCAGCAGCCCCTTGGCGTCCCGCGGGTTCGAGGGCACCACGGTCTTGAGGCCCGTCACATGGGTGAACAGCGCCTCGGGGCTCTGGCTGTGGGTCTGGCCGCCGAAGATGCCGCCGCCGGTGGGCATGCGCACCACCATCGGGCAGGTGAATTGCCCGGCCGAGCGATAGCGCAGCCGCGCCGCCTCGGACACGATCTGGTCATAGGCCGGATAGACGTAGTCGGCGAACTGGATCTCGACCACCGGCTTCAGCCCATAGGCGGCCATGCCGATGCCGGCGCCGACGATGCCGGATTCGTTGATCGGCGTGTCGAAACAGCGCGTGCGGCCGTATTTCGCCTGCAGGCCGGCGGTGCAGCGGAAGACGCCGCCGAAATAGCCCACGTCCTCGCCGAAGACCACCACCGTCGGGTCGGCCTCCATCGCCACGTCCAGCGCGTCGCGGATGGCCTCGATCATCGTCATGCGTGCCATGTCAGAACCCCGCCTCGTGACGTTGCTTCAGAAGATGCGGCGGCATCTCGGCATAGACATCCTCGAACATGTCGGCGGGGCTCGGGTGCTGGCCGTGATGCAGGGTGCCGATGGCCTCGGCGCGCTTCTGCTGTTCGGTGATCTCGGCCAGGATCTCGGCCTCGGCCTGGGCGTGGCGGTCGTCGCTCCAATGGCCGAGCGCGATCAGGTGGTTCTTGAGCCGCAGGATCGGGTCGCCCAGCGGCCAGGCCGCGCTTTCCTCGGCCGGACGATAGGCCGAGGGATCGTCCGAGGTCGAATGCCCGCCGGCGCGATAGGTGACATATTCGATCAGCGTCGGGCCGAGGTTGCGCCGGGCGCGTTCCGCCGCCCATTTCGCCACCGCCAGCACCGCGAGATAGTCGTTGCCGTCCACCCGCAGCGAGGGGATGCCGAAGCCGTGCCCGCGTGCTGCGAAAGTGCCTGAACCTCCGCGCGCAATGCCTTGAAAAGTCGAGATAGCCCATTGGTTGTTGACGATGTTCAGCACCACCGGCGCCTTGTAGGTCGAGGCGAAGACCAGCGCGGCGTGGAAGTCGCTCTCTGCCGTCGAGCCGTCGCCGATCCAGCCCGCCGCGATCTTGCGGTCCCCCGAGATGGCCGAGGC
It includes:
- the phnE gene encoding phosphonate ABC transporter, permease protein PhnE, translating into MAALAPDHIRDAYLELARRRRLYGGLLLVLFVAMMAAGFRLAESRNAGGFVDGLPMVLAFPSEVLAEAWQKRANLPGLLAKHLPSLVETLNIAAVSTLMGGLMAMGLALLSTRGLARWPRLTGLFRRLMDALRAVPEIVIALVLIYILGGGPVPAVIAISLHTAGALGKLFSEVAENADLKPVEGLASVGAGWGQQVGLGVLPQVAPNWLSYALMRFEINLRASAILGFVGSGGIGYDLKLAMQWGTGRYDEVVAIFLLLFVAIVAIDRLSDHARSRLVRG
- a CDS encoding 3-methyl-2-oxobutanoate dehydrogenase (2-methylpropanoyl-transferring) subunit alpha, translated to METPDPNDYPPLSLVVPEPEVRPGGQPDFSHVAIPRAGTVRRPPVDVDPEEIRDLAFTIIRVLNREGQAVGPWAEALDITPEDLLTGLRHMMTLRIYDARMLNAQRQQKTSFYMQHLGEEAISCAFQRALAPGDMNFPTYRQAGLLIAAGYPLSSMMNQIFSNSEDPMRGRQLPVCYSSREHGFFTISGNLATQFIQAVGWSMASAISGDRKIAAGWIGDGSTAESDFHAALVFASTYKAPVVLNIVNNQWAISTFQGIARGGSGTFAARGHGFGIPSLRVDGNDYLAVLAVAKWAAERARRNLGPTLIEYVTYRAGGHSTSDDPSAYRPAEESAAWPLGDPILRLKNHLIALGHWSDDRHAQAEAEILAEITEQQKRAEAIGTLHHGQHPSPADMFEDVYAEMPPHLLKQRHEAGF
- the lpdA gene encoding dihydrolipoyl dehydrogenase, whose amino-acid sequence is MREIQCRLLVIGAGPGGYVCAIRAGQLGVDTVIVDAEPPGGTCLNVGCIPSKALIHAADEFHMLAELSSNPSMGISAGGARLDLGVTMAWKDGIVTRLTGGVATLLRKAKVRLVTGQATVRDGKTVLVETPEGPVQIRAEVLVIATGSEPIEIPALPFGGKVISSTDALALTEVPGRLAVVGGGYIGLELGIAYAKLGAEVTVVEAAPRILPQYDAELTRPVAQRLTQLGVRVLTGARAGGLSDSGALRVAGVDGAEDIQADKVLVTVGRRPRATAAGLAGLRLEMAGPFIRIDERCRTSMAGVLAIGDVTGEPMLAHRAMAQGEMVAELVAGQRRAWDKRAIPAVCFTDPEIVSVGISPEEAAAAGREVVTGLFPFAANGRAMTAGDETGFIRVTARPDTHEVLGIQAVGAGVAEMAGGFALALEMGARLEDIAGTIHAHPTRGEALHEACLRALGHALHI
- the phnD gene encoding phosphonate ABC transporter substrate-binding protein is translated as MKPLALALAAATAFTSAATAQPITGFNLGIMGGENAQDRMTSNECYRAAIEAELGVPVKVFTPADYDGVIQGLLGGTLDMAWLGASGYAKIHLTDPEAVEPVLTKQNMDGSTGYYAIGFARKDSGIASIEDARGKSFAFAEPNSTSGYLVPGAELAETHGKLEDFFGQVRFAGGHEQAIIGVANGDFDAGVSWADGLGDWEDGYNSGAFRKAADAGLVEMNDLVEIWKSKLIPEGPMVLRKALPQEVKDKVTKLTADLHETDKACAYGVAHGEAMDFVPVTHDAYLGVVAARKLQETAQ
- the phnC gene encoding phosphonate ABC transporter ATP-binding protein codes for the protein MLAVQNVTRVFSGRAAVDDISFAVDGPAFVGIIGRSGAGKSTFLRMMNRLTDASAGRICVDGRDILALRGRDRRAWQSQCAMIFQQFNLVPRMDVVSNVLHGLLNRRPVLATLFNLWPRADILRALEILDRLGIAEQAPKRAEALSGGQQQRVAIARALMQDPRIILADEPIASLDPMNAQIVMDTLKRINVEDGRMVIANLHTLDTARRYCDRVIGMRDGRIVFDGTPAQLSTGVARDIYGADHSFNEAATSTAIPADAAADAAYAARLMA
- a CDS encoding alpha-ketoacid dehydrogenase subunit beta, producing MARMTMIEAIRDALDVAMEADPTVVVFGEDVGYFGGVFRCTAGLQAKYGRTRCFDTPINESGIVGAGIGMAAYGLKPVVEIQFADYVYPAYDQIVSEAARLRYRSAGQFTCPMVVRMPTGGGIFGGQTHSQSPEALFTHVTGLKTVVPSNPRDAKGLLLAAIECPDPVIFLEPKRLYNGPFDGHHDRPVTAWKSHELGEVPEGHYTVPLGKAVLRRQGRAATVLTYGTMVHVALAAAEESGVDAEVIDLRTLLPLDMETIVASVNKTGRCLVLHEATLTSGYGAELAALVQAECFWQLEAPIRRVTGWDTPYPHTHEWSYFPGPARVAEALRQLVEVA
- a CDS encoding dihydrolipoamide acetyltransferase family protein, translated to MGIHAIRMPDIGEGIAEAEISEWLVKPGDILREDDPMVAVMTDKATVEIPSPVTGTVVWQAGAPGDVIAVGAELIRLEVDGPGNVAGDTPAPAAAPGPSRQAETAPPDPEPAQPKAEAPPEPEPEAEKPAPKPAAKPAAAASPAPLRPEGERPIASPAVRARAREAGVDLRLVRGSGPAGRIGHEDLDAFIASGGIPAPSGPQPDGSVEEIRVIGLRRKIAERMQAANSIPQITIVEEIDATAVEDLRGRMNAQGKGARLTLLPFIARAIVRAVHEQPLMNAHYDAEAQLIRRFGGVHLGIAAQTPTGLMVPVVRHAEALDLRATAAEIARLGTAAKEGTAKRDELSGSTITITSLGPLGAIASTPILNLPEVAIVGVNRLAVRPFWNGAAFEPRKMMNLSCSFDHRVIDGWDAAVFVARLKELLETPALIFVEG